A stretch of Vannielia litorea DNA encodes these proteins:
- a CDS encoding acyl-CoA thioesterase, with amino-acid sequence MKAPPGTRADYRVLSPHDTRWKDMDPYGHLNNVAYYELFDTVVNAWLVNEGLIDIHDGDQIGVMAESGCRFFSEVRFPAPVTAGIRIAHIGTSSVRWEVGLFAGDSASAAAEGFFVHVYVDADTRRPKPLNDTLREGLARLL; translated from the coding sequence ATGAAAGCACCACCCGGCACCCGCGCCGACTACCGCGTCCTGAGCCCCCATGACACCCGCTGGAAGGACATGGACCCCTACGGCCATCTCAACAACGTGGCCTACTACGAGCTCTTCGACACGGTGGTAAATGCCTGGCTGGTCAACGAGGGCCTTATCGACATCCATGACGGCGACCAGATCGGCGTGATGGCCGAGTCGGGCTGCCGGTTCTTCTCCGAGGTCCGCTTTCCCGCGCCGGTCACGGCCGGCATCCGCATCGCCCACATCGGCACCAGCTCCGTCCGCTGGGAGGTCGGGCTCTTCGCCGGCGACAGCGCTTCCGCCGCCGCCGAAGGCTTCTTCGTGCATGTCTACGTCGATGCAGACACCCGCCGCCCCAAACCATTGAACGATACCCTGCGCGAAGGGCTCGCCCGCCTCCTCTAG
- a CDS encoding YdeI/OmpD-associated family protein codes for MGSEDRRAGVFYGKLGEWKAEMEAVRAVLLAGPLDETFKWRQPCYVWNGTNVCMPGGYGGRCRLSFFRGVLMEDPEGLLVPPGPNSRAARVMEFRSVAEVEAARAAIEGFVAQAVTLVEEGRTVDLPDDDFDLPEELEEALAADDELREAWEGLTPGRRRGWALHFGGAKKAETRVRRIEKARDAILDGKGMHDR; via the coding sequence ATGGGCAGCGAGGATCGGCGGGCCGGGGTGTTTTATGGCAAGCTCGGGGAGTGGAAGGCGGAGATGGAGGCGGTGCGGGCGGTGCTGCTGGCCGGGCCGCTGGACGAGACCTTCAAGTGGCGGCAGCCCTGCTACGTCTGGAACGGCACCAACGTCTGCATGCCGGGTGGCTATGGCGGGCGGTGCAGGCTCTCGTTCTTTCGCGGGGTGCTGATGGAGGATCCGGAGGGGCTGCTGGTGCCGCCGGGGCCGAACAGCCGGGCGGCGCGGGTGATGGAGTTTCGTTCGGTGGCGGAGGTGGAGGCGGCGCGGGCCGCGATCGAGGGGTTCGTGGCGCAGGCGGTGACGCTGGTGGAGGAGGGGCGGACGGTTGACCTGCCGGACGATGACTTTGACCTGCCCGAGGAGCTGGAAGAAGCGCTGGCGGCTGACGATGAGCTGCGGGAGGCCTGGGAGGGGCTGACACCGGGGCGGCGGCGCGGCTGGGCGCTGCACTTTGGCGGGGCGAAGAAGGCGGAGACGCGGGTGCGCCGGATCGAGAAGGCGCGGGACGCGATCCTCGATGGCAAGGGGATGCACGACCGATAG
- a CDS encoding winged helix-turn-helix domain-containing protein yields MTALRISNAQARALWLTAHGLATPPTGKLDAPAIIHDLGFVQLDSIQVVSRAHHHIMWSRNANYREPVMDKLLGRQRAVFEHFTHDASVLPMEFLPMWQRQFRRMRERISRSSWWGRMDPDLLASVKARVAEEGPLCTRDFEHQHQGPKEMWHRPPHKKALDFLWFSGELATCHRDGFTKHYDLAERIFPAHLREQHLPDEAQIDWLCHAALHRLGFGTPGEIRKFWDATTVAETARWADQARDLILVEVETADGGTLKALACPDIEVRIAALQPPTSRLRILNPFDPAIRDRIRLKRLFGFDYTVEMFVPAEKRQWGYYVFPLLEGSRFVGRIEAKADRRTGTLTVLNRWTEPSLRPSKARDDKLEAELARLCRLANLETVTWALSPGAP; encoded by the coding sequence ATGACCGCGCTCCGCATCTCCAACGCCCAGGCCCGCGCCCTCTGGCTCACCGCCCACGGCCTCGCCACGCCGCCCACGGGCAAGCTCGACGCCCCCGCCATCATCCACGATCTCGGCTTCGTCCAGCTCGACTCCATCCAAGTCGTCTCCCGGGCGCATCACCACATCATGTGGTCGCGCAACGCCAACTACCGCGAGCCGGTGATGGACAAGCTCCTGGGCCGCCAGCGCGCCGTCTTCGAGCATTTCACCCACGATGCCTCCGTGCTGCCGATGGAGTTCCTCCCCATGTGGCAGCGCCAGTTCCGCCGGATGCGCGAGCGCATCTCCCGGTCGTCATGGTGGGGCCGGATGGACCCGGATCTGCTCGCCTCCGTCAAGGCCCGCGTGGCCGAGGAAGGCCCGCTCTGCACCCGCGACTTCGAGCACCAGCACCAGGGGCCCAAGGAAATGTGGCACCGACCGCCGCACAAGAAGGCCCTCGATTTCCTGTGGTTTTCCGGGGAGTTGGCCACCTGCCACCGCGACGGCTTCACCAAGCACTACGACCTTGCCGAGCGCATCTTTCCCGCACACCTCCGCGAGCAGCACCTCCCCGACGAGGCCCAGATCGACTGGCTCTGCCACGCCGCCCTGCACCGCCTCGGCTTCGGCACGCCCGGCGAGATCCGCAAGTTCTGGGATGCCACCACCGTGGCCGAAACCGCCCGCTGGGCCGACCAGGCCCGCGATCTCATCCTCGTCGAGGTCGAAACCGCCGACGGGGGCACGCTCAAGGCGCTGGCCTGCCCCGACATCGAAGTGCGCATCGCGGCGCTTCAGCCCCCCACCTCGCGCCTGCGCATCCTCAACCCCTTCGACCCGGCGATCCGCGACCGGATCCGCCTCAAACGCCTCTTCGGCTTCGACTACACGGTCGAAATGTTCGTCCCCGCCGAGAAACGCCAATGGGGCTACTACGTCTTTCCCCTGCTCGAAGGGTCGCGCTTCGTCGGCCGGATCGAGGCCAAGGCCGACCGGCGCACGGGCACTCTGACGGTGCTCAACCGCTGGACAGAGCCCAGCCTGCGCCCCTCCAAGGCCCGGGACGACAAGCTGGAGGCCGAACTCGCCCGCCTGTGCCGCCTCGCCAACCTCGAAACCGTCACCTGGGCGCTCAGCCCCGGTGCACCATGA
- the gyrB gene encoding DNA topoisomerase (ATP-hydrolyzing) subunit B, whose translation MAENAQAPEEYGADSIKVLKGLEAVRKRPGMYIGDTDDGSGLHHMVYEVVDNGIDEALAGHADRVVVTIHADSSVSVFDNGRGIPVDMHPEEGVSAAEVIMTQLHAGGKFDQNSYKVSGGLHGVGVSVVNALSDWLELRIWRNGKEHTARFERGETAEHLKVVGEAAGKKGTEVRFLASTTTFSNLEYSFKTLETRLRELAFLNSGVRILLRDERPAEPLESELFYEGGVREFVKYLDRHKTPVMELPIFMEGEKDGIGVEVAMWWNDSYHETVLPFTNNIPQRDGGTHMAGFRGALTRTINLYAQSSGIAKREKVTFSGDDAREGLTCVLSVKVPDPKFSSQTKDKLVSSEVRPAVEGLVNEKLAEWFEEHPTEARQIVGKIVEAALAREAARKARELTRRKTAMDVASLPGKLADCQEKDPAKSELFIVEGDSAGGSAKQGRARSNQAVLPLRGKILNVERARFDRMLASETVGTLITALGTGIGRDEFNIEKLRYHKIIIMTDADVDGAHIRTLLLTFFYRQMPEIIEGGYLYIAQPPLYKVSRGRSEVYLKDVPALEDYLIAQGVEGAVLRLPSGEEIAGQDLARVADAARSFRRILQAFPTHYPQRILEQAALAGAFEPGRADADLQAVADAIANRLDQVAVEYERGWQGRITQDHGIRLARILRGVEEIRTLDGAVLRSGEARRLAQVAAESRDVYRETGKLSRKDRDTPIHGPLDLLEAILEEGERGLTLQRYKGLGEMNPSQLWETTLDPEARTLLQVKVEDLAEADDLFTKLMGDVVEPRREFIQQNALSVENLDF comes from the coding sequence ATGGCCGAAAACGCACAGGCACCCGAAGAATACGGCGCGGATTCCATCAAGGTTCTCAAGGGCTTGGAGGCTGTTCGCAAACGCCCCGGCATGTACATCGGCGACACCGATGACGGCTCCGGCCTGCACCACATGGTGTATGAGGTCGTGGACAACGGGATCGACGAGGCGCTGGCCGGGCATGCCGACCGCGTGGTGGTGACGATCCATGCCGACAGTTCGGTTTCGGTCTTCGACAACGGGCGCGGGATTCCGGTGGACATGCACCCCGAGGAAGGGGTCAGCGCCGCCGAGGTGATCATGACCCAGCTCCATGCGGGCGGGAAGTTTGACCAGAACAGCTACAAGGTGTCCGGCGGCCTGCACGGCGTGGGCGTTTCGGTGGTGAACGCGCTCTCGGACTGGCTGGAGCTGCGGATCTGGCGGAACGGCAAGGAGCATACCGCCCGCTTCGAGCGGGGCGAGACGGCGGAGCACCTGAAGGTCGTGGGCGAAGCGGCGGGCAAGAAGGGCACGGAGGTGCGCTTTCTGGCCTCGACGACCACCTTCTCGAACCTCGAATACAGCTTCAAGACGCTGGAAACTCGCCTGCGCGAGCTGGCCTTTCTCAACTCTGGCGTTCGCATCCTGCTGCGCGACGAGCGCCCGGCGGAGCCGCTGGAGAGCGAGCTGTTCTACGAGGGCGGGGTGCGCGAGTTCGTCAAGTACCTCGACCGGCACAAGACGCCGGTGATGGAGCTGCCGATCTTCATGGAAGGCGAGAAGGACGGGATCGGCGTGGAAGTGGCGATGTGGTGGAACGACAGCTACCACGAGACGGTGCTGCCCTTCACCAACAACATCCCGCAGCGCGACGGCGGCACCCATATGGCGGGATTTCGCGGTGCGCTGACCCGCACGATCAACCTCTATGCCCAGTCTTCGGGGATCGCGAAGCGGGAGAAGGTGACCTTTTCGGGCGACGATGCCCGCGAGGGGCTGACCTGCGTGCTGAGCGTGAAGGTGCCTGACCCGAAGTTCTCCAGCCAGACCAAGGACAAGCTGGTCTCCTCCGAGGTGCGGCCCGCGGTCGAGGGGCTGGTGAACGAGAAGCTCGCGGAGTGGTTCGAGGAGCACCCGACGGAGGCCCGCCAGATCGTGGGCAAGATCGTCGAGGCCGCGCTGGCCCGTGAGGCGGCGCGCAAGGCCCGCGAGCTGACCCGCCGCAAGACGGCGATGGATGTGGCGAGCCTGCCCGGCAAGCTGGCGGATTGCCAGGAGAAGGATCCGGCGAAATCGGAGCTCTTCATCGTGGAGGGTGACTCGGCGGGCGGTTCGGCCAAGCAGGGCCGGGCGCGAAGCAACCAGGCCGTGCTGCCGCTGCGCGGGAAGATCCTCAACGTGGAGCGGGCCCGGTTTGACCGGATGCTTGCCTCCGAGACGGTGGGCACGCTGATCACCGCGCTCGGCACCGGGATCGGGCGCGACGAGTTCAACATCGAGAAGCTGCGCTACCACAAGATCATCATCATGACCGATGCCGACGTGGACGGCGCGCATATCCGGACGCTGCTGCTGACCTTCTTTTACCGGCAGATGCCGGAGATCATCGAGGGGGGCTATCTCTATATCGCGCAACCGCCGCTCTACAAGGTGTCGCGCGGGCGGTCGGAGGTGTATCTCAAGGACGTGCCGGCGCTGGAGGATTACCTCATCGCGCAGGGTGTGGAGGGCGCCGTGTTGCGGCTGCCCTCGGGCGAAGAGATTGCCGGGCAGGATCTGGCACGGGTGGCCGATGCCGCGCGGAGCTTCCGCCGCATCCTTCAGGCCTTCCCGACGCATTACCCGCAGCGGATTCTGGAGCAGGCGGCCCTGGCCGGGGCCTTCGAGCCGGGCCGTGCCGATGCCGACCTTCAGGCCGTCGCCGATGCCATTGCCAACCGGCTCGACCAGGTGGCGGTGGAATACGAGCGGGGATGGCAGGGGCGGATCACCCAGGACCACGGGATCCGGCTGGCGCGCATCCTGCGGGGGGTCGAGGAGATCCGCACGCTGGACGGCGCGGTGCTGCGCTCGGGCGAGGCCCGACGGCTGGCCCAGGTGGCGGCGGAGAGCCGGGATGTCTATCGCGAGACCGGCAAACTGAGCCGCAAGGACCGCGACACCCCGATCCACGGCCCGCTCGACCTGCTCGAAGCGATCCTCGAAGAGGGCGAACGCGGGCTGACGCTGCAGCGTTACAAGGGCCTAGGCGAGATGAACCCCTCTCAGCTCTGGGAGACCACGCTCGACCCCGAGGCGCGCACGCTGTTGCAGGTGAAGGTGGAGGACCTCGCGGAGGCCGACGACCTCTTTACCAAGCTGATGGGCGACGTGGTGGAACCCCGCCGCGAGTTCATCCAGCAGAACGCGTTGAGCGTGGAGAATCTCGACTTCTGA
- a CDS encoding caspase family protein produces the protein MRLLVVVFLCLTALPALAEKRVALVIGNDRYENIRPLANAANDADTVGAALEALGFEVFYERDRDKRRMERALEDLEYDGEGADVVVVYFAGHGFEVGGDNRLLPVDGKGESLETLMETSLSLGDIRARVARIAPVAVVLVDACRVDPFEGSEEGRAAVALKAGESPGFAAVPRAEGTLIGFSTAPGAVALDGEGSNSPFAAALARHLAVPGLEVRSVLTLVQQEVYDRTRGAQLPYVESALPRLFFAAGQSDALPERERLLLAMAELTPDLRAEVERVARDARVPLAPIYGALLAADLSGAAPSERAEKLAQAARAFSETQAQLRALSASDGAVAEMRQKAEARLELGDFTGALQALDAAVALDRASGDALKENLLARRVSEAETLRIKAGVARTRLDYALAMEVLQQAGAIHAEIAALGPTREMRLARIALFAEAAELFALMGDTPLAQEAYEGMRDLAAAELEAGPDDLQIRRFLYTAFLGIAKAQKGLGDSRAVREALEMALRSLRAGEGPGAERQYDIDLWEIEMLLGDLAMFLGEYRDALRNFGEAADRMRPHAEATPDDLEVQERLAEANERRGDAEMGVGAAMRAFDTYWEGLEVYLALPRGAGARDDLAVGRAAMKAGVALLGAGDPKQALAYLTRAEQFLREKREADPQRAALSRALSQTLTGQARAHTRLWELEPAVTQAREALELLEPLMMQAPKDTANLQARFEGLEALSAALGLRGAQEEATDLLEEARRVLDVARETNPTNMGLVYDSVALDMRLAQREARTGAREAALDRLIEARGYAGLLVDLDDKNPRWQTLQLDLNLRIETEQLALQGPDIHSDLLLTRTHIVLGRLWFRLHDGANPRRALELGLGQLRLGQTELALGELVGADETLRSAYEELTSAMQRMDPAEPLYLAAEAAATLGDLELNHGSAESAAAWHRIALDLRKRRLETGEDNLHLRWLASVSHEQLGNALKAQGDREAAIAEHVVARDMRLDMLEVAKADSGITWGLFVSYFQLADLGVEPAANMARALAVLEEMEGKGWLAPEQAEFIAVTRDRIAEFGQENQADGTATKSP, from the coding sequence ATGCGCCTGCTCGTCGTCGTCTTCCTCTGCCTCACGGCCTTGCCCGCTCTCGCCGAGAAGCGGGTTGCGCTGGTGATCGGAAACGACCGCTACGAGAACATCAGGCCGCTGGCCAACGCGGCCAACGATGCCGACACGGTGGGCGCGGCGCTGGAGGCGCTCGGTTTCGAGGTGTTCTACGAGCGCGACCGCGACAAGCGGCGGATGGAACGGGCTCTGGAAGACCTCGAATACGATGGCGAAGGGGCCGATGTGGTGGTGGTCTATTTCGCCGGGCATGGCTTCGAGGTGGGGGGCGACAACCGGCTGCTGCCGGTGGACGGCAAGGGCGAGAGCCTGGAGACGCTGATGGAGACGAGCCTGAGCCTGGGCGACATCCGGGCCCGGGTGGCGCGGATCGCGCCGGTGGCGGTGGTGCTGGTGGATGCCTGCCGGGTGGACCCTTTCGAGGGGTCCGAGGAGGGCCGGGCGGCGGTGGCGCTCAAGGCGGGCGAGTCGCCGGGGTTTGCCGCCGTGCCACGGGCCGAGGGCACGCTGATCGGGTTTTCGACCGCACCGGGAGCCGTGGCGCTGGATGGCGAGGGCAGCAACTCGCCCTTTGCCGCCGCGCTGGCGCGGCATCTTGCGGTGCCGGGGCTGGAGGTGCGCTCTGTGCTCACGCTGGTGCAGCAGGAGGTGTATGACCGCACGCGGGGTGCGCAACTTCCTTATGTGGAGAGCGCCCTGCCGCGGCTCTTTTTTGCCGCGGGACAGAGCGATGCCCTGCCGGAACGGGAGCGGTTGCTGCTGGCGATGGCGGAGCTGACGCCCGATCTGCGGGCCGAGGTGGAGCGGGTGGCCCGCGACGCGCGGGTGCCGCTGGCGCCGATCTACGGGGCGCTCCTGGCGGCCGACCTGAGCGGGGCCGCACCCAGCGAACGCGCCGAGAAGCTGGCGCAGGCGGCGCGGGCCTTCAGCGAGACGCAGGCGCAGCTGCGGGCGCTTTCGGCCTCGGACGGGGCGGTGGCGGAGATGCGGCAGAAGGCCGAGGCGCGGCTGGAGCTGGGCGACTTCACCGGAGCGCTGCAGGCGCTCGACGCGGCGGTGGCACTCGACCGGGCTTCTGGCGACGCGCTGAAGGAGAACCTGCTGGCCCGCCGGGTGTCGGAGGCGGAGACCCTGCGGATCAAGGCCGGCGTGGCGCGCACCCGGCTGGATTATGCCCTCGCCATGGAGGTGTTGCAGCAGGCCGGGGCTATCCATGCCGAGATCGCCGCATTGGGGCCGACCCGCGAGATGCGGCTGGCGCGGATCGCGCTGTTTGCCGAAGCGGCCGAGCTCTTCGCGCTGATGGGCGATACCCCTCTTGCGCAGGAGGCTTACGAGGGCATGCGCGACCTTGCGGCGGCGGAGCTGGAGGCTGGCCCCGATGACCTGCAAATCCGCCGGTTTCTCTACACGGCCTTCCTGGGCATCGCGAAGGCTCAGAAGGGGCTGGGCGACAGCCGCGCGGTGCGGGAGGCGCTGGAAATGGCGCTTCGGTCGCTGCGCGCGGGCGAAGGCCCCGGCGCCGAGCGGCAATATGACATCGACCTGTGGGAAATCGAGATGCTGCTCGGTGACCTGGCGATGTTTCTGGGGGAGTACAGGGATGCCCTGCGCAACTTCGGCGAAGCGGCAGACCGGATGCGGCCCCATGCGGAGGCCACTCCGGACGATCTGGAGGTGCAGGAGCGGTTGGCGGAGGCCAACGAGCGGCGGGGAGATGCGGAGATGGGCGTGGGCGCGGCGATGCGCGCCTTCGACACCTATTGGGAGGGGCTGGAGGTTTACCTTGCCCTCCCGCGCGGCGCCGGCGCGCGCGACGACCTTGCGGTGGGCCGGGCGGCAATGAAGGCGGGCGTGGCGCTGCTCGGGGCGGGCGATCCGAAGCAGGCGCTGGCCTACCTGACCCGCGCCGAGCAGTTCCTGCGGGAAAAGCGAGAGGCCGACCCGCAGCGAGCCGCCCTGAGCCGCGCCCTGAGCCAGACGCTGACCGGGCAGGCGCGCGCCCATACCCGCCTGTGGGAGCTGGAGCCCGCGGTGACCCAGGCGCGTGAGGCGCTGGAGCTGCTGGAGCCGCTGATGATGCAGGCTCCGAAGGACACGGCCAACCTGCAGGCCCGGTTCGAGGGCCTGGAGGCGCTGAGCGCGGCGCTCGGGCTCCGCGGCGCGCAGGAGGAGGCCACGGATCTTCTGGAGGAGGCCCGGCGGGTGCTGGATGTGGCGCGGGAGACCAATCCGACCAACATGGGCCTCGTCTACGACAGCGTCGCGCTGGACATGCGCCTGGCGCAGCGCGAGGCGCGGACCGGTGCCCGCGAGGCAGCGCTGGACCGGCTGATCGAGGCGAGGGGCTATGCCGGGCTGCTGGTGGACCTCGACGACAAGAACCCGCGCTGGCAGACTCTCCAGCTCGACCTGAACCTCAGGATCGAGACCGAGCAGCTCGCCCTTCAGGGGCCGGATATCCACTCCGACCTGTTGCTGACCCGCACCCATATCGTGCTGGGGCGGCTGTGGTTCCGGCTGCATGACGGGGCCAATCCGCGGCGGGCGCTCGAGCTCGGGCTCGGGCAGTTGCGGCTGGGGCAGACGGAGCTGGCGCTGGGTGAGCTGGTTGGAGCCGACGAGACCCTGCGCAGCGCCTATGAGGAACTGACCTCGGCAATGCAGAGGATGGACCCGGCCGAACCGCTCTATCTTGCCGCGGAGGCGGCGGCCACGCTGGGGGATCTCGAGCTGAACCACGGCAGCGCGGAGAGTGCGGCGGCCTGGCACCGGATCGCGTTGGACCTGCGCAAGCGGAGGCTGGAGACCGGGGAGGACAACCTGCATCTGCGCTGGCTGGCCTCGGTGAGCCATGAGCAACTTGGCAACGCCTTGAAGGCGCAGGGCGACCGGGAGGCGGCGATTGCCGAACATGTCGTGGCCCGCGACATGCGGCTGGACATGCTGGAGGTGGCGAAGGCCGACAGCGGCATCACCTGGGGGCTCTTCGTCAGCTACTTTCAGCTGGCCGATCTGGGTGTGGAGCCGGCCGCCAACATGGCCCGGGCGCTGGCCGTTCTGGAGGAGATGGAGGGCAAGGGCTGGCTCGCCCCGGAGCAGGCCGAATTCATCGCCGTCACGCGCGACCGGATCGCCGAATTCGGTCAGGAAAATCAGGCGGATGGCACGGCCACGAAAAGCCCCTGA
- a CDS encoding LysE family translocator: MTITPAELGLYAFALLILFLTPGPVWMALTARALSGGFNAAWPLALGVVIGDVLWPFLAIYGITWVTTVFAGFMTALKWVAAGIFLVMGALILRNAGRTIATDSRLTRPGMWAGFAAGVAVILANPKAILFYMGVLPGFFDLTRVTWADIATITAISAVVPLFGNLVFALMIDRARRLLASPRALRGTNIVAGSLLMVVGLVIPFT; encoded by the coding sequence ATGACGATCACGCCGGCCGAACTGGGGCTTTATGCCTTTGCGCTCCTCATCCTCTTTCTCACCCCCGGCCCGGTCTGGATGGCGCTCACCGCGCGGGCGCTCTCGGGCGGATTCAACGCGGCATGGCCGCTGGCGCTGGGCGTGGTCATCGGCGACGTGCTCTGGCCCTTCCTCGCGATCTACGGGATCACCTGGGTGACGACCGTCTTCGCGGGCTTCATGACCGCGCTGAAGTGGGTTGCGGCGGGGATCTTCCTGGTCATGGGCGCGCTGATCCTGCGCAACGCGGGCAGGACCATTGCCACCGACAGCCGCCTGACCCGCCCCGGCATGTGGGCCGGCTTTGCCGCGGGCGTCGCCGTGATCCTGGCCAACCCGAAGGCGATCCTGTTCTACATGGGGGTGTTGCCGGGCTTCTTTGACCTGACCCGCGTGACCTGGGCCGACATTGCCACCATCACCGCGATCTCCGCCGTGGTCCCGCTCTTCGGCAACCTCGTCTTCGCGCTGATGATCGACCGGGCGCGGCGGTTGCTGGCCTCGCCGAGGGCGCTGAGGGGCACCAACATCGTGGCGGGGAGCCTGCTCATGGTGGTGGGGCTCGTGATCCCGTTTACCTGA
- the recF gene encoding DNA replication/repair protein RecF (All proteins in this family for which functions are known are DNA-binding proteins that assist the filamentation of RecA onto DNA for the initiation of recombination or recombinational repair.), with the protein MPRLALTSLTLSHFRSHRRAELVLDGRPVALWGPNGAGKTNVLEAVSMLSPGRGLRRAATEEMARAPEGLGWKVKAELTSLGHHHELETWAEAGASGRSVKIDGKTAAQVALGRLARVVWLVPAMDRLWIEGAEGRRRFLDRIVLSFEPSHGEAVLAYEKAMRERNRLLKDMVRDAHWYAALEARMGEEGARIHRNREDALIRLAGAQGEADGAFPAAELVLAHPEPACDTPGDAEALTAALAEGRARDLAATRTLAGPHRADLDATYIAKATPARLCSTGEQKALLLSLILANARALAEDFGAPPLLLLDEVAAHLDAGRRAALYAEIERLGAQAFMTGTGAELFDELGGKAQHFEVTEEAGVSRVREVSV; encoded by the coding sequence ATGCCCCGCCTCGCGCTCACCTCTCTGACCCTCTCGCATTTCCGCTCGCATCGCCGGGCGGAGCTGGTGCTGGATGGCCGGCCCGTCGCCCTCTGGGGGCCGAACGGGGCGGGCAAGACCAACGTGCTGGAAGCCGTGTCGATGCTCTCGCCGGGGCGCGGGCTGCGGCGGGCGGCCACAGAGGAGATGGCCCGCGCGCCGGAGGGGCTGGGCTGGAAGGTCAAGGCGGAGCTCACCTCGCTGGGGCACCACCACGAGCTGGAAACCTGGGCCGAGGCGGGTGCCTCCGGGCGCTCGGTGAAGATTGATGGCAAGACGGCGGCGCAGGTGGCGCTGGGGCGGCTGGCGAGGGTTGTCTGGCTGGTGCCCGCGATGGACCGTCTCTGGATCGAGGGCGCGGAGGGGCGGCGGCGGTTTCTGGACCGGATCGTGCTGAGCTTCGAGCCCTCGCATGGCGAAGCGGTGCTGGCCTACGAGAAGGCGATGCGCGAGCGGAACCGTCTGCTGAAGGACATGGTGCGCGATGCCCATTGGTATGCCGCGCTGGAGGCCCGGATGGGCGAGGAGGGCGCGCGTATTCACAGGAATCGGGAGGATGCGCTGATCCGGCTGGCCGGGGCCCAGGGCGAGGCGGATGGGGCCTTTCCGGCGGCGGAGCTGGTGCTGGCCCATCCGGAGCCGGCCTGCGACACGCCGGGCGATGCCGAGGCCCTGACCGCCGCGCTTGCCGAGGGCCGCGCGCGCGACCTTGCGGCGACCCGCACGCTCGCCGGCCCGCACCGGGCTGACCTCGATGCCACCTACATCGCCAAGGCCACCCCGGCGCGGCTTTGCTCCACCGGCGAGCAGAAGGCGCTGCTGTTGTCGCTCATCCTCGCCAATGCGCGGGCGCTGGCGGAGGATTTCGGAGCGCCGCCGCTGCTGCTGCTGGACGAGGTGGCCGCGCATCTGGATGCCGGCCGCCGCGCCGCGCTCTATGCCGAGATCGAGCGGCTGGGCGCACAGGCCTTCATGACCGGCACCGGGGCGGAGCTCTTCGACGAGCTGGGCGGCAAGGCGCAGCATTTCGAGGTCACCGAAGAGGCCGGGGTGTCGCGGGTGCGGGAGGTTTCGGTGTGA
- the dnaN gene encoding DNA polymerase III subunit beta — protein sequence MKFSIERAVLLKAIAQAQSVVERRNTIPILANVLIEAEGDGVQFRATDLDIEVVDKAPAMVEKAGATTVSAVTLHEIVRKLPDGAQVQLSDDSAAGRLTVAAGRSNFQLATLPKEDFPVMASSEYGANFSADAGTLRRLFDKSKFAISTEETRYYLNGVYMHVATGEDGQALRCVATDGHRLARVDAPLPQGAETMPGVIVPRKTVNELRKLLDDDEAQIAVSVSETKVRFATPEITLTSKVIDGTFPDYTRVIPTGNTKKLEVDAAEFARAVDRVATVSSERSRAVKLSLDEDRLVLSVNAPDSGNAEEELAVAYADEHLDIGFNAKYLLEIASQVDRENAVFLFNSAGDPTLMREGSDTSALYVVMPMRV from the coding sequence ATGAAATTCTCGATCGAGCGGGCCGTCTTGCTGAAGGCCATCGCGCAGGCGCAGTCGGTCGTCGAGCGGCGCAACACCATTCCGATCCTCGCCAACGTGCTGATCGAGGCCGAGGGGGATGGCGTGCAGTTCCGCGCCACCGACCTCGATATCGAGGTGGTCGACAAGGCCCCGGCGATGGTCGAGAAGGCGGGCGCGACGACGGTGAGCGCGGTGACGCTGCACGAAATCGTCCGCAAGCTCCCCGATGGCGCCCAGGTGCAGCTCTCCGACGACTCCGCGGCCGGGCGGCTGACAGTGGCGGCCGGGCGCTCGAACTTTCAGCTCGCGACCCTGCCGAAAGAGGATTTTCCGGTGATGGCGTCGAGCGAGTATGGCGCCAACTTCAGCGCCGATGCGGGCACGCTGCGGCGGCTCTTCGACAAGAGCAAGTTTGCGATTTCCACCGAGGAAACGCGCTATTACCTCAACGGTGTCTACATGCATGTCGCCACCGGCGAGGATGGGCAGGCGCTGCGCTGCGTGGCGACCGATGGGCACCGGCTGGCCCGTGTGGACGCGCCGCTGCCCCAGGGCGCGGAGACGATGCCCGGCGTAATCGTGCCGCGCAAGACGGTGAACGAGCTGCGCAAGCTGCTCGATGACGACGAGGCGCAGATCGCCGTTTCCGTCAGCGAGACCAAGGTGCGCTTTGCCACGCCCGAGATCACGCTGACCTCCAAGGTGATCGACGGCACCTTCCCCGATTACACCCGTGTCATTCCGACCGGCAACACCAAGAAGCTCGAGGTGGATGCCGCCGAGTTCGCCCGCGCGGTGGACCGGGTGGCGACAGTTTCGAGCGAGCGCTCGCGCGCGGTGAAGCTCTCGCTGGATGAAGACCGGCTGGTGCTGTCGGTCAACGCGCCAGACAGCGGCAACGCCGAGGAAGAGCTGGCGGTGGCCTATGCCGACGAGCACCTCGATATCGGGTTCAATGCCAAGTACCTGCTGGAGATCGCCAGCCAGGTGGACCGGGAGAACGCGGTGTTCCTGTTCAACTCCGCCGGCGACCCGACCCTGATGCGCGAAGGCTCCGACACCTCTGCGCTCTACGTCGTGATGCCGATGCGGGTTTGA